Proteins from a genomic interval of Geodermatophilus obscurus DSM 43160:
- the typA gene encoding translational GTPase TypA — translation MPTRDDLRNVAIIAHVDHGKTTLVDALLRQAGALGRAKGEGTDNDSTQDRVMDSMDLERERGITILAKNTAIHLADENGNPVVVNIVDTPGHADFGGEVERGLSMVDGVVLLVDASEGPLPQTRFVLRKALGKGMPVILVVNKTDRSDARIAEVVDETYELFMELLEDNGMDPEALEFPIVYSNGKTGQASLTRPADGTSPDSPDLGPLVKTLLDTIPAPTYDAEEPLRAQVTNLDASPYLGRLALLRIHSGTMKNGQQVAWCKTDGTIQRVKITELLVTEGLTRTPAESAGPGDLVAIAGIEDVMIGDTLADPNDPRPLPPLTVDEPSISITIGINTAPLSGRSGKKLTARLIKNRLDQELVGNVSVRMLPTERPDTWEMQGRGELALAILVEQLRREEFELTVGRPQVVTKEIDGKLHEPVERVTIDTPGEYVGTLTQALATRRGRMENLVHHDTGWARMEYIVPSRGLIGFRTEFLTETRGTGVLNHNLEGYEPWLGDMRARPTGSLVADRQGVATSYAMFSLQERGSMMVAPGTEVYEGMIVGENSRPDDMDVNITKEKKLTNMRSSTAEELERLVPPRILNLEQALEFCAEDECVEVTPAAVRVRKVILDQNERGKAKNRKPKA, via the coding sequence ATGCCCACCCGCGACGACCTGCGCAACGTGGCGATCATCGCCCACGTCGACCACGGCAAGACCACCCTGGTCGACGCCCTCCTCCGCCAGGCAGGCGCCCTCGGGCGCGCCAAGGGCGAGGGGACGGACAACGACTCCACGCAGGACCGCGTCATGGACTCGATGGACCTCGAGCGTGAGCGCGGCATCACCATCCTCGCCAAGAACACCGCCATCCACCTGGCCGACGAGAACGGCAACCCCGTCGTCGTCAACATCGTCGACACCCCCGGCCACGCCGACTTCGGCGGCGAGGTCGAGCGCGGGCTGTCGATGGTGGACGGCGTCGTCCTGCTCGTGGACGCCTCCGAAGGCCCGCTGCCGCAGACCCGCTTCGTGCTGCGCAAGGCGCTCGGCAAGGGGATGCCGGTCATCCTCGTGGTCAACAAGACCGACCGCTCCGACGCCCGTATCGCCGAGGTCGTCGACGAGACCTACGAGCTGTTCATGGAGCTGCTCGAGGACAACGGCATGGACCCCGAGGCCCTCGAGTTCCCGATCGTCTACAGCAACGGCAAGACCGGGCAGGCCTCGCTCACCCGGCCCGCCGACGGCACCAGCCCGGACAGCCCCGACCTCGGCCCGCTGGTCAAGACGCTGCTGGACACCATCCCGGCGCCGACCTACGACGCCGAGGAGCCGCTGCGCGCGCAGGTCACCAACCTCGACGCCTCGCCCTACCTCGGCCGGCTGGCGCTGCTGCGCATCCACTCCGGCACGATGAAGAACGGCCAGCAGGTCGCCTGGTGCAAGACCGACGGCACCATCCAGCGGGTCAAGATCACCGAGCTGCTGGTGACCGAGGGCCTCACCCGGACCCCGGCCGAGAGCGCCGGCCCGGGCGACCTGGTCGCCATCGCCGGCATCGAGGACGTCATGATCGGCGACACCCTCGCCGACCCGAACGACCCGCGCCCGCTGCCGCCGCTCACCGTCGACGAGCCCTCGATCTCGATCACCATCGGGATCAACACCGCGCCGCTGTCCGGCCGGTCGGGGAAAAAGCTCACCGCGCGGCTGATCAAGAACCGCCTCGACCAGGAGCTGGTCGGCAACGTCTCGGTGCGGATGCTGCCCACCGAGCGCCCCGACACGTGGGAGATGCAGGGCCGTGGCGAGCTGGCGCTGGCCATCCTCGTCGAGCAGTTGCGCCGCGAGGAGTTCGAGCTGACCGTCGGCCGCCCGCAGGTGGTCACCAAGGAGATCGACGGCAAGCTGCACGAGCCGGTCGAGCGGGTCACCATCGACACCCCTGGCGAGTACGTCGGCACGCTGACCCAGGCGCTGGCCACCCGGCGCGGGCGCATGGAGAACCTCGTCCACCACGACACCGGCTGGGCGCGGATGGAGTACATCGTCCCGTCCCGCGGCCTGATCGGGTTCCGCACCGAGTTCCTCACCGAGACCCGCGGCACCGGCGTCCTCAACCACAACCTCGAGGGCTACGAGCCGTGGCTGGGCGACATGCGCGCCCGCCCGACCGGCTCGCTGGTCGCCGACCGCCAGGGCGTGGCGACGTCGTATGCGATGTTCTCGCTGCAGGAGCGCGGCTCGATGATGGTCGCCCCGGGCACCGAGGTGTACGAGGGCATGATCGTCGGCGAGAACTCCCGCCCCGACGACATGGACGTCAACATCACCAAGGAGAAGAAGCTCACCAACATGCGGTCCTCGACCGCGGAGGAGCTCGAGCGGCTGGTCCCGCCGCGGATCCTGAACCTGGAGCAGGCGCTGGAGTTCTGCGCCGAGGACGAGTGCGTCGAGGTCACGCCGGCCGCCGTCCGGGTGCGCAAGGTGATCCTCGACCAGAACGAGCGCGGCAAGGCCAAGAACCGCAAGCCCAAGGCCTGA
- a CDS encoding FAD-dependent monooxygenase, translating to MAVRVLVVGAGIAGLSAALRLRQLGGSPTVVEAAPGPRGGGYMIDFFGPGIDAADRLGLGPGLERIQAPIERLVFVDGSGRPRVAVGYPALRRRVFGGRHHNFLRGDLEAELYAAARSAGVAPSHGRKVIGVEQAAAAGDPVVVHYADGAEEEWDVVLGADGIHSRVRNDVLEPDEWSTRDLGHAVWTWIVDGSLPGVRREDFVTLTAPGRMVAAYPVDERRTAAFFVHRSPDGGGEPGADLPEALHRRFGDLGWLVPELLATLPSAVDQYTDRTVQVRSRVWHRGRVALLGDACWCVSLLAGQGASLALAGGVAVAEELATASTVADVPAALDRARDRLGPVVTRLADAGARTASWFVPEERWRMAVRDTSLRASAWPVVGPVLGRRFGFIRPAA from the coding sequence GTGGCCGTGCGGGTCCTCGTCGTCGGAGCCGGCATCGCCGGGCTGTCGGCTGCACTGCGGCTGCGCCAGCTCGGCGGGTCCCCGACGGTGGTGGAGGCTGCGCCCGGGCCCCGGGGTGGCGGCTACATGATCGACTTCTTCGGTCCCGGCATCGACGCTGCCGACCGGCTGGGGCTGGGGCCCGGGCTGGAGCGCATCCAGGCCCCGATCGAGCGCCTGGTGTTCGTCGACGGGTCCGGTCGACCGCGGGTCGCCGTCGGCTACCCGGCGCTGCGCCGCCGCGTGTTCGGTGGGCGGCACCACAACTTCCTGCGCGGGGACCTGGAGGCCGAGCTGTACGCCGCGGCACGGAGCGCCGGGGTGGCGCCGTCCCACGGCCGCAAGGTGATCGGCGTGGAGCAGGCCGCGGCGGCCGGGGACCCGGTCGTCGTGCACTACGCCGACGGGGCCGAGGAGGAGTGGGACGTCGTCCTCGGCGCCGACGGGATCCACTCGCGGGTGCGCAACGACGTGCTGGAGCCGGACGAGTGGAGCACCCGCGACCTCGGTCACGCCGTGTGGACCTGGATCGTGGACGGCAGCCTGCCAGGGGTGCGTCGCGAGGACTTCGTCACGCTCACGGCACCCGGACGCATGGTGGCGGCCTATCCCGTGGACGAGAGGCGCACCGCCGCGTTCTTCGTGCACCGGTCGCCCGACGGTGGGGGTGAGCCCGGTGCCGACCTCCCCGAGGCGCTGCACCGCCGCTTCGGCGACCTCGGCTGGCTCGTCCCCGAGCTGCTCGCGACGCTCCCATCGGCCGTGGACCAATACACCGACCGGACCGTGCAGGTCCGCTCACGGGTGTGGCACCGCGGCCGGGTCGCTCTGCTCGGTGACGCGTGCTGGTGCGTCTCCCTGCTGGCCGGCCAGGGGGCGTCGCTCGCCCTCGCCGGCGGGGTGGCGGTGGCCGAGGAGCTGGCGACGGCGTCGACGGTCGCCGACGTCCCCGCCGCGCTGGACCGGGCCCGCGACCGGCTCGGGCCCGTCGTGACCCGGCTCGCCGACGCGGGCGCCCGCACGGCGTCCTGGTTCGTGCCCGAGGAGCGGTGGCGGATGGCCGTGCGGGACACGTCGCTGCGGGCATCGGCCTGGCCGGTCGTCGGCCCGGTGCTCGGCCGACGGTTCGGCTTCATCCGTCCGGCCGCGTAG
- a CDS encoding YceI family protein: MTTAIQIPGYVVGTWDIDASHSTVGFSVRHMMVSKVRGYFTKFSGEVVTAENPEQSTVTAAIDMDSIDTRQEQRDAHIRSADFFDVGNHTEMTFRSTEVRTDGADWTVIGDLTIKGITKPVELALEVNGFGPDAYGGTRAGFSARTEISRKEFGVDIDMPMDGGGVVVGDKISIELEIEAVLRTA; encoded by the coding sequence ATGACCACCGCCATCCAGATCCCCGGGTACGTCGTCGGCACCTGGGACATCGACGCCAGCCACTCGACGGTCGGCTTCTCCGTCCGCCACATGATGGTCAGCAAGGTCCGCGGCTACTTCACCAAGTTCTCCGGTGAGGTCGTCACCGCCGAGAACCCGGAGCAGTCCACCGTCACCGCCGCGATCGACATGGACTCGATCGACACCCGGCAGGAGCAGCGCGACGCGCACATCCGCTCCGCCGACTTCTTCGACGTGGGCAACCACACCGAGATGACCTTCCGCTCGACCGAGGTCCGCACCGACGGTGCCGACTGGACGGTCATCGGCGACCTGACCATCAAGGGCATCACCAAGCCCGTCGAGCTGGCCCTCGAGGTCAACGGCTTCGGCCCCGACGCCTACGGCGGCACCCGCGCCGGCTTCAGCGCCCGGACCGAGATCTCCCGCAAGGAGTTCGGCGTGGACATCGACATGCCGATGGACGGCGGCGGCGTCGTCGTCGGCGACAAGATCAGCATCGAGCTCGAGATCGAGGCCGTGCTCCGCACCGCCTGA
- a CDS encoding MarR family winged helix-turn-helix transcriptional regulator, which yields MTADVSLAAGDPGSDAGEPRWLDAEEQQAWRAWLYSAQLLLDRLDRELTHATGISHAYYEILVALSETEGRMMRMSELADRCLSSRSRLSHAVSRLEERGWVRRQVCPDDGRGQLAVLTDDGFAALEAAAPVHVESVRTHLFDQLSPQQVAAMRDLGETLLRHLGTR from the coding sequence ATGACCGCCGACGTGTCGCTCGCCGCTGGAGACCCCGGCTCCGACGCCGGCGAGCCCCGCTGGCTCGACGCCGAGGAGCAGCAGGCCTGGCGGGCCTGGCTCTACAGCGCCCAGCTGCTGCTCGACCGGCTCGACCGGGAACTCACGCACGCCACCGGCATCTCGCACGCCTACTACGAGATCCTCGTCGCCCTGTCGGAGACCGAGGGCCGGATGATGCGGATGAGCGAGCTCGCCGACCGGTGCCTTTCCTCGCGCAGCCGGCTCTCGCACGCCGTCTCCCGGCTGGAGGAGCGGGGCTGGGTGCGCCGGCAGGTCTGTCCGGACGACGGCCGCGGCCAGCTCGCCGTCCTCACCGACGACGGGTTCGCCGCGCTCGAGGCCGCCGCACCGGTGCACGTAGAGAGCGTGCGCACGCACCTGTTCGACCAGCTCTCCCCCCAGCAGGTCGCGGCGATGCGCGACCTCGGCGAGACGCTGCTGCGCCACCTCGGCACCCGCTGA
- a CDS encoding DsbA family oxidoreductase — protein MKVEIWSDVVCPWCHIGKRRFEAALQRFAHRDAVEVEWRSFELDPGALSAAAGNEVSPTEYAERLARKYGTSVPSAQQMTDTMTQQAAAEGLDFRFDKAVRANTFDAHQVIHLAGDRGVQDAVKERLLTAYFSEGEAVGDRETLVRLAAEAGLDADEGRAALEDQRYAGAVRADEAEAQALGISGVPFFVVDRKYGVNGAQPADALLQVLERAWAERTPLIPVITGGEVCGPDGC, from the coding sequence GTGAAGGTCGAGATCTGGTCCGACGTCGTCTGTCCCTGGTGCCACATCGGCAAGCGCCGCTTCGAGGCCGCCCTGCAGCGGTTCGCGCACCGGGACGCCGTCGAGGTGGAGTGGAGGTCCTTCGAGCTCGACCCGGGTGCGCTCTCGGCCGCCGCGGGGAACGAGGTCTCGCCGACCGAGTACGCCGAGCGGCTGGCGAGGAAGTACGGCACCTCGGTGCCGAGCGCGCAGCAGATGACAGACACCATGACGCAGCAGGCGGCCGCCGAGGGGCTGGACTTCCGGTTCGACAAGGCCGTGCGCGCCAACACCTTCGACGCCCACCAGGTGATCCACCTGGCCGGTGACCGCGGGGTGCAGGACGCGGTGAAGGAGCGGCTGCTGACCGCCTACTTCAGCGAGGGCGAGGCGGTCGGCGACCGCGAGACCCTCGTCCGGCTCGCCGCCGAGGCGGGGCTGGACGCCGACGAGGGGCGCGCGGCGCTGGAGGACCAGCGCTACGCCGGCGCGGTCCGGGCCGACGAGGCCGAGGCGCAGGCGCTGGGCATCAGCGGCGTGCCGTTCTTCGTCGTCGACCGCAAGTACGGCGTCAACGGCGCCCAGCCGGCCGACGCGCTGCTGCAGGTGCTCGAGCGGGCCTGGGCGGAGCGCACGCCGCTCATCCCGGTGATCACCGGCGGCGAGGTCTGCGGCCCCGACGGCTGTTAG